In Syntrophales bacterium, the sequence ACGCATGTGAGAAGTCTGAAAGATCCCTCGCTTTGCTCGGGACATGGATTTCCCGTCGCGATGCTCCTCGAAATGACACAATTAAAGGTCTCGAACGGGACACGTGATTCCGCCCGAATATTCGTGACGAAGGGATGTGTGACGTGAGAAAAAGCGCGATCATCATGATTGTGGTCACAGGGTTCTGCCTGGTCACTCCCATGGGCTGGGCTGCCCTGTACGTTTCAGACAGACTGGAAGTTCCTCTCTACAACGGTCCCGGCACGCAATACAGGATCGTCAGCATGCTCCGCTCAGGGCAGACAGTGGAGGTGCTGGCCGAGAGCAGCGGATGGAACCGGGTCCGACTCGTGGGCGGCACCGACACAAGAGAGGGGTGGATATTAACTCGCTATTTAATGAACCGGGAACCCTGGGAGAACAGGGTGCAGGCTCTTGAAGCGGAGAACACCCGGCTTCGTGAAACAGCGTCACCCATGGCCCGGGAGCTTCGAGACATGAAGGCGATGCAAGCCGATCTTGAGACCGAACTGAGAAACAAAACCGCGGAGCTTTCAACGGTGCGGGAGGCCTACGAAACGCTGAGAGAAGAAGCATCGGAATTTCTGGAATTGAAAAAAACCTTCGGGATCCTTGAAGGCAGACTTCTCGAAGCGGAGGCTGAACGTGTGAGAGTGGCGAGAGAAAACGAGCGCTTACGGTCATCCGACAGTTACAGGTGGTTTTTGTCCGGATCCGGGGTGCTCCTGGCGGGTCTTTTGGTGGGTCTTTTGATGGGAAGACGGCAGAAAACGCGTACCTTACGATTCTTCCTCTGACACTGCCGGTCCGCATCATATGTTTATATCGTAGCCGAGAAAGACGGCTTCGTAAAAAGCGCCCCAGCCCTCCTCTGGCGGTTCGGGGCGCTTTTTACGAGGGCGTCATGATTGAAAAGCAAGATTTTTCGTCGCTTCGCTCCTCGAAATGACGGAATATGAACACTCCTCGAAATGATGAAACAAAAAGTTCCCCGCAATGACGAAACAAAAAGCTCCCCGAAATGATGAAATAAAAAGCTTCCGGGATGATGAAACAAAAAACTTCCCGAAATAACGGTGCCTTGGGCGCTCCTCGAAATGACATAATGAAAAAGGTTTCGGGGCGCCCGGTGCCCTCACGAAATCTGTTTACCCGGAGGACCGGAAGAAATCAGCCACAGCTTATTTCTCTGAGGGGCAGGAGGGCGGACCGCCCGACCCGCACCGCCGTCCCCGGTGCCAGGCCGTTTCTTCGTCCACGTCATCCTGCCAGCCGTTGCTGGTTGTGGCGATGTGATCGAATTTCGCCGTGTAGGGCTTGATATCCAGAAGCGGTGTACCATCCAGTATGTCCACGCCATCCAGGTACAGGACATTTCCTTCGACCCGTTCCAGCCTGACCACGCTCAGACCGATCGCGTTGGGACGGCAGGGGGCGCGTGTCGCGAAAACACCCCGTTCGATATCCTGCAGGAAGGGTTTTACAATGAGTTTTGTCTCGTGGGCTCCGTGAAAATGATATATCAGGTAAACGTGTGAGAAGCCCTCCAGGTCCCTCAAACCCTCCGCGTACTCGGGAAATATTTCTGCCGTTCCGGGACACCCCCAGGCGTAGACCGGCTGAATGGGTGTTTTTTCCGCGGACCGGTGCCCGCTTCTGATGACACCGATGGAATGAAATGGTATTGATTTTTCGTTCATACCCAGTGTCCCTCTACATCAGGGGCGTGTACTTCCATCAGTCGTCCCGCCCGGTAGTCCTCCAACGCCTCGGCAACCGTTGCGGCAGCGGAAGTAAATATTGAAATTCCCGCCGCTTTGAGGACCTGGAATGCTTTCGGACCGCAGTGGCCTGTAACCAGGGCGTTGGCCCCCATTCCGGAAACGGCCTGGGCCGACTGAATACCCGCCCCCTGGGGGGCGTTTACATTGACCTTGTTGTCCATGACTTCAAAGGTTTCAGAGTCCAGGTCGTATATGAGGAACTTTGCAGCGCGGCCGAAACGTCTGTCCAGCGGGGCGTCCAGACCGTTGCCTGATGTTGTGAACGCAAGTTTCATTTCCTGCTCCTCCATGCCGTTATTCCGCGTTCTTCCCATTTTTTGACCCACAGGTCAACACGGTGGTGTAGATTAAACACTATACGGGCGGTTTGTAAAGCGCCGTTTATGGAAAAGCCCCGTGGAAGGCGGAAAGACAGGGGTTTATGGCGTGTGGACTTCAAAAATCATTCGTGGTAGTAAGACACACAGTCTCACGCAATGATTCTATACTCCACTCTATCGGGAAGGTTCAACAGGATGAACGTTATTGTCTCCGGATCGCTGGCATATGACAG encodes:
- a CDS encoding TIGR04211 family SH3 domain-containing protein, with protein sequence MRKSAIIMIVVTGFCLVTPMGWAALYVSDRLEVPLYNGPGTQYRIVSMLRSGQTVEVLAESSGWNRVRLVGGTDTREGWILTRYLMNREPWENRVQALEAENTRLRETASPMARELRDMKAMQADLETELRNKTAELSTVREAYETLREEASEFLELKKTFGILEGRLLEAEAERVRVARENERLRSSDSYRWFLSGSGVLLAGLLVGLLMGRRQKTRTLRFFL
- the tsaA gene encoding tRNA (N6-threonylcarbamoyladenosine(37)-N6)-methyltransferase TrmO is translated as MNEKSIPFHSIGVIRSGHRSAEKTPIQPVYAWGCPGTAEIFPEYAEGLRDLEGFSHVYLIYHFHGAHETKLIVKPFLQDIERGVFATRAPCRPNAIGLSVVRLERVEGNVLYLDGVDILDGTPLLDIKPYTAKFDHIATTSNGWQDDVDEETAWHRGRRCGSGGPPSCPSEK
- a CDS encoding NifB/NifX family molybdenum-iron cluster-binding protein — protein: MKLAFTTSGNGLDAPLDRRFGRAAKFLIYDLDSETFEVMDNKVNVNAPQGAGIQSAQAVSGMGANALVTGHCGPKAFQVLKAAGISIFTSAAATVAEALEDYRAGRLMEVHAPDVEGHWV